The nucleotide window GAGGAGTGTCCTGACCTTCCTATATGTCTGCTACTTGACACACACTATGGTAAAGCACATGTTTAAAAGAGATAGACATGAATACAAAATGAGATTTACTTTATTCAACAACTCATTGATTTGACATAAAGACACTCAACTcaataaaatacataaatagcTCATTTTGAAACCGTTCATGACCATAGACATTACTTTCAAAAGAAAAGACTATATTAAGGTTTGGACTATGGTGAGGCCAATAAAGTGCAACTAAAGAGCCTGGTTATTCATGAGAGTATTTATACTAAATCAAGATATCCAGACATTTCAAAGGATGTGGAGTTTTGCACTGCATTTTAAGCCATTGACGGATTTATGTGATAATGTGAACTAACCTCAGAGATCTCTACAGTATCTATTTGGTTTATTTTGTCTACTATAACACAGACAGATTCATTTTAAAGTTTTGttctatttttgtccatttaaaGTCACTGAAAATGGCTTTCTGTCAGTGAGTCAAGCCGTGACCGTCCTCGGCATCACTTAAGAGCGAAGATTCACCATCGCTGCCGTTGGACCCTCCACATTCGTTCTTGTCCTTCGAAAAATCCGATTTGGAAGTGGACAGTATGAGCAAACGCCCGACAGTGTCTTCGGCGTCACGGGCATCTCCCATCAGGTGTATGGGAGGCTGGGATGGCTCCATCGCGTATACAAGGCCGGTTCGCGTCAGGCTGTCAGGTGAGAACGCCTGAATCGAGTTCTCCCGTCTCAGGCAGTCTTGAGACATGCAGGTCCCTCTCGGTCCTCGACAGTCCGACTGCACCACACCGTCTAACAACTCGGACAGTTCATTGATGTATATCTGTGCCATTTGGAGTGTGTCGTATTTGGATAGCTTCTTCTCGTTCTCCATTGACGGTATAACACTCCTAAGTTTGTCAAAAGCATGGTTAAGCCCGTGCATCCTCCGGCGCTCCCTGGCGTTGGCCGCGACGCGCCGGTGCTTCTGTGGCCCGCTTTGCGGTTTGGTATTGCCTCCCTGACCTACA belongs to Alosa sapidissima isolate fAloSap1 chromosome 20, fAloSap1.pri, whole genome shotgun sequence and includes:
- the atoh1b gene encoding protein atonal homolog 1b, translated to MSSKAKHLNWSEGNIRDRLAEELSDPSRLARSDSRNWLSPTAPLHTYTSTAGVAVGQYGHATVDVSLENSTSGNKMSENPLGIAGVLSVGQGGNTKPQSGPQKHRRVAANARERRRMHGLNHAFDKLRSVIPSMENEKKLSKYDTLQMAQIYINELSELLDGVVQSDCRGPRGTCMSQDCLRRENSIQAFSPDSLTRTGLVYAMEPSQPPIHLMGDARDAEDTVGRLLILSTSKSDFSKDKNECGGSNGSDGESSLLSDAEDGHGLTH